Part of the Micromonospora rhizosphaerae genome is shown below.
ATGACCGTCGACGAGGCGGTCAAGGTGGTGATGACCCACCTGACCGAGACCGGCTGGGTGGAGCCCCGCCTCCAGCCGGCCTGATCCCGGCCCGCCACCCCCGGCCCACGGCCGCGGCACCCGTCACCCGCCGGCGCCCCACCGCCGGGTCGCCGTCACCCTGCGCCGCCCACGGCCGGGTCGCGGTCGCCCTGCGCCGCCCACGGCCGGGTCGCCGTCGCCTACGCCGACCCCGGGCTCCTTTCGTCGTGCCCTCCTGAGCGCTAGTGTTCGTCTTTGTTGGAACACGTTCGACCGCGTGGGTGCGTGGTCGCGGGAGCCGGAGGTACGGCGGATGCTGGCGCGGCAGCGGCAGGCGGCCATCCTGGAGCGGGTCCGCGCCACCGGCGGGGTGCGGGTCACCGAGCTGGCCGCCGAGTTCTGCGTCTCGGACATGACCATCCGGCGGGACCTGGAGACGCTGCACGAGCAGGGCCTGCTGGCCAAGGTGCACGGCGGGGCGACGGTGGCCGGCTCGACCGACGAGCCGGGATTCCGGGCCAAGTCCGTCCGTGAGTCGGCGGAGAAGGCCGCGATCGCCACCCGGGCCGCGCGGCTCGTCCGGCCCGGCGGGGCGGTCGCCCTGTCGGCCGGTACGACCACCGCCGAGCTGGCCCGTCGCCTGGTCGACGTGCCGGGCCTGACCGTGGTGACCAACTCGCTGCCGGTGGCCGAGATCCTGCACGTCGGCGGCCGACCCGACCAGACCGTGGTGCTCACCGGCGGCGTCCGTACGCCGTCGGACGCGCTGGTCGGCCCGCTGGCCGTGTCGGCGATCGGCGCGCTCCACCTGGACCTGCTCTTCCTGGGCGTGCACGGGATCAGCGAACGGGCCGGCTTCACCACGCCGAACCTGATGGAGGCGGACACCGACCGGGCCCTGGTGGCGGCCGCCGACCGGCTGGTCGTGCTCGCCGACCACACCAAGTGGGGCACGGTGGGGATCTCCTCCATCGTCCCGCTGGACGCCGCGGACGTGCTGATCACGGATGACCAGTTGGCACCGGATGCGCGTCGGGTACTGGGCGAAAAGGTGGGTGAGCTGGTGATCGTGGGAACCACGGGGCGGGCCACGGCGGAGGCGGCGGAGTGAAGCGCACGCGGATCGAGCTGGCCGACGGCCGCGAGCTGATCTACTTCGACGAGCGGGACGACGCGGTGCGGGACCAGCCGGACCGGCGTGAGCTGCCCCCGCCGCCGCCCGCCTCCCAGCTCCGCTACGACCCGCTCACCGACGAGTGGGTGGCGGTCGCGGTGCACCGGCAGACCCGCACCTTTCTGCCGCCGG
Proteins encoded:
- a CDS encoding DeoR/GlpR family DNA-binding transcription regulator; this translates as MLARQRQAAILERVRATGGVRVTELAAEFCVSDMTIRRDLETLHEQGLLAKVHGGATVAGSTDEPGFRAKSVRESAEKAAIATRAARLVRPGGAVALSAGTTTAELARRLVDVPGLTVVTNSLPVAEILHVGGRPDQTVVLTGGVRTPSDALVGPLAVSAIGALHLDLLFLGVHGISERAGFTTPNLMEADTDRALVAAADRLVVLADHTKWGTVGISSIVPLDAADVLITDDQLAPDARRVLGEKVGELVIVGTTGRATAEAAE